The region TTGGCGGTGAGCAAGAAGACCGGCGACCAGGTGATTGGTGGCAGCATGAACCAACAAGGTAGCTTTATTATGCGCGCAGACAAAGTTGGGCACGACACCATGCTTGCGCAAATTGTGCAGATGGTGGCCAGTGCTCAGCGCAGCCGCGCACCAATTCAGGGGTTAGCCGACAAAGTGGCCGGCTGGTTTGTGCCGGTGGTGATTGCCATCATTGCCTTTATTGCTTGGTCAGCCCTTGGACCAACGCCTCCCATGGCCTATGGCCTGATTGCAGCGGTGAGTGTGCTGATTATTGCTTGCCCATGTGCGCTGGGTTTGGCCACTCCTATGTCAATCATGGTGGGGGTTGGTCGAGGCGCTCAGAATGGGGTGCTCATTCGCGATGCTGAAGCGCTGGAACGCATGGAAAAAGTCGATACCGTGGTCGTGGATAAAACGGGGACACTGACCGAAGGCAAGCCTCAGGTAACGCAACTGGTACCCGCAAACGGTTTTAGTGAGGAAGATCTAATGCGCTACGCCGGGGGTCTAGAAAAGGGCAGTGAGCATCCCTTGGCACATGCCATTCTCGATAAAGCCAAAACCATGGCGCTGACATTGCCGGACGCTGAGGATTTCGATTCGCCCAATGGCAAAGGTGTCACCGGTAAAGTCGACGGGAAGAAAGTTCTGCTTGGCAACCGATTGTTGATGGAGTCAGAAAGCGTCGATACCTCCGCCTTTGAGGAGGAGGCCGATCGGCTGCGCACGGATGGTGCGACGGTAATATTTGCAGCGGTAGAGAAACAGATTTGCGGCTTGATTGCCATTGCTGACCCGATCAAGGAAACCACTAAGGCGGCCATTGCTGCACTGCAGAAGGACGGCATTCGCGTGGTAATGCTGACCGGTGATAACCGAACCTCAGCCGAAGCTGTTGCTCGCCAACTCCATATTGATGAAGTGGAAGCGGAAGTGCTGCCTGAGGACAAAGGGAAAGTTATCCAACGTCTAAAAGACGAAGGGCGGATTGTCGTGATGGCAGGGGATGGCGTAAATGACGCCCCAGCTTTGGCTACTGCAGACGTGGGTGTCGCTATGGGCACCGGGACTGACGTAGCCATTGAGAGTGCGGGCATTACACTCTTACGTGGTGACTTGATGGGGATCGTGGAAGCGCGGCGGTTGTCACAGGCGACGATGCGCAATATTCGCCAAAACCTGTTTTTCGCCTTTATTTATAACACGGCTGGGGTGCCGATTGCGGCAGGCGTGCTCTATCCGTTTTTCGGCATTCTCTTATCGCCAATTGTTGCGGCGGCGGCGATGTCGCTATCTTCGGTCAGCGTTATTGCCAATGCGCTACGATTGAGGTTAGTGAAACTGTCAGACGACTAGGGTGATGGATTTTCCCACCGAAAAAAGGAGATTTATATGCCTTATACAATGGATCCTGTGTGATCTGAATAGACCGGCCAATAAATTTATTTATAACAATTAAAAGGATCATCTGAAGTAAATTCAGGAGCGATTTAGGTCGACGGTGTTTACTGAAACTGTCGCAAAAGAATTTCATTAAGGAGTTTGACATGAAACGTCTGACGAAAGTAATTGCTGTCTCCTTGATTGTCGCCGCACCGGCTCTTTGGGCCGCTGATTCAGACAACCAGCACGGGGCTGGTGGCATGATGATGTCCCCAGAAAAGGTGCAGGAAATGCAGCAGAATATGTCCCGTATGCAAGGTATGACCAGCCAGATGCGGCAAAATCCCGGACAAGACCATCAAGAGCTCATGAATGAGCATATGGAACTCATGCAAAAGCAAATGCACATGATGCGCGGCGGTATGATGGGTAACCGAGGCATGATGAAGGACGAGGGAGTGATGAAAGGCGAGAAAATGATGGATGGTCAAGGTATGCAGGATAATTCCAGCCAAGGCCACCCTGCAATTAAGCCGGAGGATCGCTTCCAGTTTATGGAGAAGCGCATGGATCAGATGCAACTGATGATGGAACAAATGCTGGAACATCAGCAGCAGCTGCAAGGCCGCTCGAAATAAATTACTGGCCATTTTTTTTGGGGGGCGCCTGTCCCCTTTTTTTATGGCTGCCGATGTCACTGTGAAAACAGCAGGGGATATAAAGCTAACATGCGGCCCGCAGCTCTATGATCATCGGATACTATGACTACCTTGCCGTCACCTTACTTCTGCCTGTTCGTGGCATGGTATATTAGGCAACGTTGGAGCATTACAGGGTAAAGAGCTACATAATGAGCAATTATCTGTCTTTAACCACTCGGCTCAGCCTGATGTTTAGCATCACCATGTTAGCCATCTGGGGTTTAGTGAGTGTCGTATTAATGCAGTCGTTAGAACATCACTTTGCGCGCCAAGACGAAAGTGATATTCAAAGTAAAATAATATTAACTAAGAAGTTTATCGCCAGCCAGCAACAGAGTCATGGACAAAATTGGTCGACACTGAAAGCTGATCTGAACAACATGCTTTCTGGCCATAGTGGGTACTTTCTGCTGATTAGAGATCTAAATGGCAAAGAGTTGGCCAGCGTCCATCCCACAGGGCGTCAGCAACCTGGCCTGAGCCATGCCATGCCCGACTATGACTCATTGCCATTGCAAGAGAACTGGATTGAAGGTGGTATTCGCTATCGCAGTATTACTGACCGGGTTGCTGTTGGCTCGGCGATAAGTGGACTCAATACTCCCAATGCTATCTTGGTCCGTGTGGCATTAGACACCAGTTATCATCAGCACTTTATTGATGAAATAAAAATTGGCCTTGCTTGGCTGACGAGCGGCATTGCCTTAATCTCAATATTGCTCGGATGGTTGGCATCACGTACCGGCCTAAAACCATTACGCAGCCTAGCCTCGCTTTCTGCTCGGGTCACCGCCAATAAGCTCGGTCATCGGCTCTCTTTGGCCAAAGCTCCCTCAGAACTACACGGCCCAATTCAAGCATTCAATGACATGCTGGATCGACTGGAAGGCTCTTTTCAGCGACTAACGGCTTTTTCTTCGGATATTGCTCACGAGCTGCGCACCCCGGTTAACAGCCTAATGATGCAAACCCAAGTGGCGTTGGCACAGCCGCGTAATGCCGAAGAGTACAAAGAAGTGCTCTACGCTAATCTGGAAACTGCCGAGCGGCTGGCAAGGATGATTGGTGAAATGCTATTTCTTGCCAAGTCTGAGCAAGGTCAGTTAACCATGCAGCACGAGCCGCTGGCTTTGAATGATGAATTGGATGAACTGATTGAATTTTTTGAGCCCTTGGCCAGTGAACAACAAGTGCGCCTACACCGACAAGGCCAAGCTAACTTGCTGGGCGACAAAGCGATGCTGCAACGGGCTTTCAGTAATCTACTCACGAATGCCATTCGCTATACACCAGCACAGGGTGAAGTACGCATCACGATTAGCAGTGATAAGCAGGGCACAACCGTGACAGTCATCAATCCGGGACCGGCGATTCCAATCGAAGAATGGCCTCATCTGTTTGACCGCTTTTACCGAGTGGACCATGCACGCCAACCCATAACCGAGGGCACGGGGCTTGGGCTAGCGATTACCCAAGCGATTATTACCGCGCATCACGGCACTATAGCTGTGCAGTCTGATGCACAAGAAACCTGTTTTAGTGTTTGGTTTCCGTATGTTTAAGATATTGACTAAATAAAAATAGGGAGCCTAAGCTCCCTGTTTTTATAAATAAACCTGTTAAATGTATTCAATAGGTTTACTGCTATTAAAGCTCGCGGCTACCGGTCCGTAATTGCAGAATTTTTTCATCAAAGCGATCGACACCATCGGTACCATTACTGCCATTGTTAAGATAAACATCTGCGGGCGCTTTTTGTTGTTGAGCCGCAAGTTTATTTTTTTCGCGGGTCTGTCGCATTTTTTCATCGAAACGATCGACGCCATCGGTGCCAGTGCTGCTTATATTGAGATATATCTTGGCAGGAATGCAGGCTGATAAATCTTTACCGTTTTTTTGAGCCTGTAATTTTGCCATCTTGGCGTCAAATCGATCGACGCCATCGGTGCCGTTACTCAAGGAGTTAAAACAAACGCTAGCCGGTGCATAATGACTGGATGCCATCGCTAATGGCGCAGAAATAATACTAATGGACGAGAAAGTAAGCAGTGCTACAGTTTTAAACATTGTATCCCCCTTTATTAATAAATTGATCTAAGTCAATTTAAAGGGTAGCAATGTGAACCTGACGAGAAGCTGTCATATACATGACAATGTTGTCAGGTATATTCTTACCGTGGCTATTTTATGCCATTGGCACGCTGCTGCTCGCGAATATAGCCAATTATCTCACCCACCTCAGCTTGGGTAACACCCGATACCGGCGGCATATCGCCAAAGCGCCAATGATGGGCACGCACGCCATTAGCGGCGGCACGATAAAATGCTTCGTCACCATGATGAGAAGGCTCATACACCGGATGAATAAAGGAGGGGCCTTGGCGAGTGCCTTTCAAGTCTGCACCATGACAGCTGGCGCAATTGTCGTTATAAGCTTGTTTACCCTGAGATAGTTGTGCTTGCTGGTTTTGCTGCTCCGACTTACCGTTTGGTAGAAATCGACTGCTGATAATAACAACGAATACGAGCGCGCCAACCACTACGCCCCATAACCGCCAACGACTGGCTGTTGATATTTTTTTCACGCTATTACATCCTCTTACTCAATTAACTAAAAAATGGCATGGGCGAGGCCCATGCCATTAGTGTTACATGTTTTTTAATGCATTTGTGCGACTACTTTACCTCATCCCTACATAATCTCTACACGACCCTTCATGCCCGCTTCCATATGGCCGGGGAGTAGGCAGGCAAAATCGACGGTACCAGCCTGATCAAACTTCCAGACCAAGCCGCCTTTCTGGCCCGGCTGTAGGGTGATCATATTGGGCTCGGCGTGTTTCATATCTGGCATCTGGCGCATCATTTCGGCATGTTCTTTTAAGGATGCCATATCACCAATCACCAATTCATGAGCCACTTTACCCGAGTTTTTAATAAATAACCGCACGGTTTCACCGGCTTTCACTTCGATGTGCTCTGGTGAAAAACGCATATTATCATGCATCACTACTTCGATAGTGCGACTCACGTCGGCCGCCTTACCAGGCAGGCCTACCCCTTGCATATTCTGTTGCATCGCCGCCATATCATGACCTTGATGGTCACCGTGCTCGCCAGCAGCCATTGCCAAGCTGGGTAATAAAGACAGCATTAATACGGATAGTGTTTTTTTCATGAGTGTTTCCTTGAGTGTACTTGTTTAGCGTATTTGTTGAATATCATCACGGTTTAAAACCAGAACTTAACCCCAGCTAACCAGCGAGTTTCCTGGGTCGCTTCGTCTTCTATTCGCCGTAGATCGGCACTATTTCCCAGCGCTGTTGCCCATTCCCAGCCTAGATAGGGGGCAAACTGGCGATCGATTTCATAGCGCAGTCGAGCACCGGCTACTAGCTCAGATAAACCTTGGCCTTGGCCGCGTTCGGCATCATCCTTACCATAAGCGGTCAGCTCCACACTGGGTTGCAATACCAGTCGCTGGGTTAATAAGAGTTCATATTCCGCTTCTACGGCTAACGCCGTTTGTCCATCGTCACCCAAATAGGTTGTGGCATCGAGTTCAAACCAATAAGGGGCCAAGCCCGCCACACCTAAGGCTAACCAGCCCTGATCTGGCCCGTGCCCCGTGTCATAACGCACACCCAATTCACTGTTCCAGAAGGTGCTTAGTGCATGGCTCCATAACAGCTCAGTACTGGCTTCTGCCAGCTTGCCTTGCTCTATGTCGCCTTCTGCTTTTAGTACGGCTCGGTTGTAATCACGACCAATCCAAGCACGAGTGTCAAAGGCTAAGGCATGGCCTGCACCGTTATCTACCCGCTCTAATTTATCGACTAGCACCCCGTAGAAAGTATGCTCGTCAGCCAGTCTTAACTGACGAGGACCGGGCAACGCATAGGGACCGTCTTCCAAGGTGAAACCACCGGAATAGGCATCGGGATCTCTGGCATCGGCGGGGGGGGAGCCCCCCTGCATCTGCATGCTACCGTGATCCATACCCTGCATCTGGCTATGATCCATGTCTTTCATTTGACTGTGGTCCATGTCCTTCATTTGACTGTGGTCCATGTCCTTCATTTGACTATGGTCCATGTCTTTCATTTGACTGTGGTCCATGTCTTTCATTTGGCTGTTTGCCGGTGCTGAGACATGCCCAGCATGAGCGTCTTGAGCCAATGCAGCGCCAGCTGGCAGCACTGTTAAGGCCAGTAATATACTGTTCAATCCGGATTTCATGGTCGCTTTCCTTCCGTTTATCCCGCTCATGACACCACCACTTCGCGGAACATACCCGCATCCATATGGAACATTAGGTGACAGTGCCAAGCCCAACGTCCAAGCGCGTCTGCAGTGACCAAAAAGCTGATCCGTTGCGCCGGTTGCACCTGTATGGTGTGGCGACGTACCTGAAAACTACCGTCCGGATTTTCCAGTTCGCTCCACATACCGTGCAGATGCATGGGGTGAGTCATCATGGTGTCGTTGTGCAGAATGATGCGCACTCGTTCGCCATAGTTAAAGTGCACGGGTGTAGAGCTGCCAAATTCAACGCCATCGAACGACCAAGTATAGCGTTCCATATTGCCGGTTAGGTGTAGTTCTATTTCCCGCTCCGCCGGTCTTGGATCCATAGGGCCGCCCGGGGTACGCAAGTCAGCCAAGGTCAGTACTCGACGGCCGTTGTTGCGCAAGCCAATGCCGGGATCGTCTAAGTTAGTGCGCGGCGTATCGACCCGCATATCCACGCTAGGACCATATTCACTACGAGCATGATTCACTTCGCTGCTCGCCTTACTTAATCCCCCAGCCATAGCGCCGTGGTCCATACCAGCCATGCTCCCGTGATCCATGCCAGTCATAGCGCCGTGGTCCATGCCAGCCATGCTACCGTGATCCATACCCGCCATAGCGCCGTGATCCATGCCGCCCATATCGCCCATCATATCGGCCATGGTTAGCCATTCAGCAGGATCCAGCTCTGGCACGGCAGCACTCAGTCCTGCTCGCGTACCTAAAGTGCCTCGGGCATAACCGGTTCTGTCCATCGCTTGGGCAAACAGGGTATAAGCCTCGGCTTGGGGCTCCACCAGCACATCATAAGTTTCGCCAGGGCCAAACCGAAATTCATCCACGGTGACTGGCTCTACATTCAGACCGTCGGCTTGAACCACCGTCATTTTAAGCCCAGGGATCCGCACATCATAAAAGCTATTGCCTGCGCCATTAATAAAGCGCAATCGCACTCGTTCACCTTGTTTGAACAGCGCCGTCCAGTTGCCCGCAGGAGCGGTGCCGTTCATGAGATAGGTCAGCGTCTCCGAGGACAAATCTGCCAAGTCGGTCGGGCTCATGCGCATTTCGTTCCACATTTGCCGTTTGTTCAGCGCTGACGTTAAGCCATCACTCGACACATCACGAAAGAAGTCGAATACCGTAGGTTGATTGAAGTTGTAGAGATCGCCCTGATTCTTGAGCTTACCTAATACTCGCATCGGATTTTCATCGGTCCAGTCCGAAAGCAACACCAGATGTTCGCGGTCGGCTTTAATGCTATCGCCTGCGGCGGGATCTATGATTAATCCCCCGTACATACCGGTGAGTTCCTGCATGCCCGAATGAGAGTGATACCAATAGGTGCCGCTTTGTTCCAACTTGTACTTATAAGTAAAGGTTTCGCCGGGGGCGATACCCGCAAAACTAATGCCCGGCACGCCGTCCATCTGATAAGGCAAAATAATACCGTGCCAGTGAATGGAGGTCGGCTCTTTCAGCCGATTGGTCACCCTAATGGTCACCTCATCTCCTTCACGCATGCGCAGTGTTGGGCCAGGAATGGAGCCGTTAATGGTGGTGGCCATGCGTGTTTTGCCAGTAAAGTTAACGGGCGTTTCATCGATAATCAGGTCGAACTCTTTTCCGGACAGCACGGGTACATCGCCGGTGACTGTGCCCACACTTGCAGCCTGCGCGGGTCTCAACATGGGCGCCATGCCTAACACCACGCCACCTGCAGCGAGTCCTTGTACAAATCTACGTCGGGGTAGATTGGGACTGTTCTCGATTACTTTCATCGCAACTCCTCTCCTTGTTGGCATTTTGCTCATTAGGAATATTTATATAAGGAAAGAATAGAAGGTCAGCCTGTCGTCAACATGACTGTAAGATTACAAAATTGTCATGTTGCGGTCATGTGACTGGCAGCAAGCTGGCCTCATGCTATAAACATAACGCTGGCAGTAGCGCACCTTGGTCGCCATCATGGGTCATCAATGACAGTACAAAGAGATAAAAATGAAAATTCTGATCATCGAAGATGAGCAAAAAACAGGGGATTATCTGCAAAAAGGGCTCAATGAGGCAGGGTTTGTGGTGGATCTTGCCCGCAATGGTTTAGATGGCCTGCATCTGGCGGTCACTGAGCCTTACGATTTGATCATTCTCGATGTCATGCTGCCAGATCTGAATGGCTGGCGAATTGTCGAAGCGCTGCGTGAGCAAGGGCGACAGATGCCGCTGTTATTTTTAACCGCCAAAGACAGCGTAGAAGACAGGGTGCGGGGATTGGAGCTGGGGGCCGACGATTATCTCGTTAAACCCTTTGCCTTTGCTGAATTGCTGGCCAGAGTACGAACCTTACTGCGCCGAGGTAGCCCCCAAGCACCCAGTAATCTACTGGAAGTGGCCGATCTGACGCTCAATCTGCCACGTCGCCACGCAGTGCGCGCCGGAGAGCACATTCACTTAACCAATAAAGAGTTTGCGCTGTTGGAGTTACTGGTGCGCCGCCAAGGTGAGGTGCTGCCACGCTCGCTCATCGCCTCTCTGGTATGGGATATGAACTTCGACAGTGATACCAATGTCATCGACGTGGCCATTCGCCGCTTGCGCGCCAAAATAGATGATGGCTTCAGTCTTAAACTCATCCAAACCATCAGAGGCATGGGCTACACCATAGATATTACCCGGTAAGCTGGAGCCTGTGATCTTATAGCGGTTCATGCCTTAGCGTACGCTGCATTTTTACCTAGATTTGCTTATCAACACTATGATAAAAGCGCGTTTAACTCGAACAAAATTTAACCGCGAAAGGTCAACAGCCCCTAGTATCTTTGACATGGCAAAGTAGGGCTTAGTGGCAGTTTGTGGTGCAATGCAGTGTGCGCTGTTGCTCTCATCGTCAAAGACTGCCATTTTCCGGCCGGAAAATGCGGGCGGTAACAGACAGTATATTGAACCTGCTCGTAACTAAAGGTGACTTACCAGAATCCACGCGCCGATAGCAATCAGCATTAGGCCACCAAATATTTCAATTCGATGGCCAAATAATGCCCCCAATACCTTCCCCAGCATAACGCCTAACGTGACCATGATTGTGGTCGCTAGACCAATTAGGCCCGCCGCCAGTAGAATATTAACGTCGACAAACGCTAGGCTAATGCCTATGGCCATCGCATCCACACTCGTGCCAAATGCGGTCACAGCGAGTCTGGAAAAAGAGTGTCTCGACGGTACTGCTGCTTTTTCACTGCAAGGCTTACAACCTTCATAAATCACGTGCAGACCGAGAGCGCTGAGTATGGCGAACGCTATCCAGTGATCCCATGCTTCGACAAAAGATGCATCAACAAAAGAAGCCGCTGAACGGCCAATAAACCAACCTATGATGGGCGTGATCGCCTCAATGGTGCCAAAAATGAGGCCCATTCTTAACGCTTCAGTAAAACGAGGGTTTTTAAGGCTTGTCCCTTTACTAATTGCCACAGAGAAGGCATCAGCAGACATTGAAAGAGCAAGTAACAGCAGGGCGATAGGGTTCACTTTTTATTTTCTCAGGTCGGGTATCGAGTCCACGACATACCCATACACCCGACGTGCAGTATAGATATATCGATGGTCTCGCCAACCGAGAGGTGTTCGCACCATGGCATTTTGCCAAGTATGTTGACACGAACTCTTTCGCAGAACGAAAGCAGGCTACTCCCCAAAGAGCGTTTAGGTTAGCATAAACTCCTGAATCCACTAAGTACTGCATTATGCCAAAAAGACGGGGCTTCCCACTAAGTTTTGTTACGGCCCTGTTTTTCTACCGGACGTTAACTGTTTTAGAAACTGCGGGTTGCTAAAATCATGTAATGCTTGTTCAATTTCATCGGGTGTATTCATCACAAAAGGACCGTATTGCACCACAGGCTCTTCAATAGCGCGACCGCTGAGCACTAATATCTCCGCGCCTGAGGAGCTAGCTTGCAGGTGTAGTGTGTTGCCTTTAGCGTAAATGCCCAGCTGCCGCGACCCGATCAAATCGGTTGCCCCTTTATAGACATACACCAGTACAGAGTTATCGGCATTGAAAGACAGCTCAACGGTTTCATTACCCGTCAATTGCACATCGATAAAAACAGGTTGCGTCGAAATCTCAGGCAACGGACCTTGCTGTACATGCTGATTGATAGTCACGTTACCGGCGATAACGCGAACCATGCCACCGGTTGATAGCCGCTGCTCGGATATGTCAGCACTCACAATCTCCTGATAGGCTGCAGGCTTCATTTTTTCAGCGGCAGGCAAATTCAGCCAAATTTGAAAGCCGTGCAACAGGCCGTGCTCCTGCTCGGGCATTTCCGAATGCAGTACCCCCGAGCCTGCGGTCATCCACTGCACATCACCGGCGCTGATAACACCTTCATTACCCATGTGGTCGCGGTGGCGCATACGCCCAGCCTTCATATAGGTAATGGTTTCAAAGCCTCGATGAGGATGTTCGGGAAAGCCGCCAATATAGTCGGCCGCATTGTCGGAGTTGATTTCATCAATCATCAAAAAAGGATTGAGTACCTGATGCAGACGCTGACCTGCTAGGCGATGGATCTTGACGCCGTCACCATCCTGAGTAGGGCGAGCAGGTATCACTTGAATTAACTCTCTCATCGATATTCTCCCTGCTGTTCTCGACCATGGGCGGCGGTAAAATCCTGAACTGGACCTACGGGAATGATGCCGGTGGGATTGATCATCAAGTGGCTCGCATAATAGTGGGTCTTGATATGTTCAAAGCAGACGGTGTCAGCCACACCAGGTATCTGATACAGCTCGCGTACATAACCACTCATGGCCGGATAATCTGCCAGCAACTGACGATTGGTTTTAAAGTGACCAAAATACACGGCATCGAAACGGATCAAGGTGGTAAACAAGCGCCAATCGGCTTCCGTCAACTGATCTCCCGTCAGGTAGCGCTGCTGCGCGAGCAAACCTTCGATCCAATCCAGCGAATCGAACAAGCTATGGTATGCCTGTTCATAGGCATCTTGGGTGGTGGCAAAGCCGGCGCGATAGACCCCGTTGTTGATGGTGTCGTAGATACGATCATTCAGAGCGTTGATCTGTTTATGTAACGTCTCTGGGTAGTAATCTGTCATGTTGCCTGTTAGATGATTAAACGCAGTATTAAACATACGGATAATCTCTGAAGATTCATTGCTGACAATGGTCTGTGTTTGCGTGTCCCACAACACCGGCACCGTAACGCGGCCCTCATAGCTGGCATCCGCTTTTAGGTACAGTTGATAAAGAAAGTCAAAACCATAAAGTGGGTCTTTCATCTCCCAGCCATTTTCCAGCATCACCGGCTCGACCACGGTGACATCGATATACGCTTGCAGCTGCTTTATTTCACGAAAAATCAGCGTGCGGTGTGCCCATGGGCAGGCCAGAGACACATACAAATGGTAGCGGCCTTTCTCAGCTTTAAAGCCAAGCTCCCCGTTTGGCCCTGCTTTGCCATCGGGTGTCAGCCAATGTCTGAAGCGACTGTCCTGACGGCGAAATTCACCACCGCTATTGCCAGTGTCGTACCACTGATCAACCCATTTCCCTTGTTGTAATAAGCCCATTATGCCTCTCCTGTAAACGCATTGGTCAAGAGTGTAGACACCAGAACATCCACTTGGCGTTTACCCTGTGCAATGACTTGCTCTGGTGTGCCTTTAGATCCGCTGGCATCGATATGGAACACATCGCCGATACCGATAAATTTGCAAATATGCTCCAGGTAGCGACTGGCAAAGTCCATTTCGCTACCGAC is a window of Oceanisphaera sp. IT1-181 DNA encoding:
- a CDS encoding pirin family protein codes for the protein MRELIQVIPARPTQDGDGVKIHRLAGQRLHQVLNPFLMIDEINSDNAADYIGGFPEHPHRGFETITYMKAGRMRHRDHMGNEGVISAGDVQWMTAGSGVLHSEMPEQEHGLLHGFQIWLNLPAAEKMKPAAYQEIVSADISEQRLSTGGMVRVIAGNVTINQHVQQGPLPEISTQPVFIDVQLTGNETVELSFNADNSVLVYVYKGATDLIGSRQLGIYAKGNTLHLQASSSGAEILVLSGRAIEEPVVQYGPFVMNTPDEIEQALHDFSNPQFLKQLTSGRKTGP
- a CDS encoding cupredoxin family protein, coding for MKKTLSVLMLSLLPSLAMAAGEHGDHQGHDMAAMQQNMQGVGLPGKAADVSRTIEVVMHDNMRFSPEHIEVKAGETVRLFIKNSGKVAHELVIGDMASLKEHAEMMRQMPDMKHAEPNMITLQPGQKGGLVWKFDQAGTVDFACLLPGHMEAGMKGRVEIM
- a CDS encoding manganese efflux pump MntP family protein, which codes for MNPIALLLLALSMSADAFSVAISKGTSLKNPRFTEALRMGLIFGTIEAITPIIGWFIGRSAASFVDASFVEAWDHWIAFAILSALGLHVIYEGCKPCSEKAAVPSRHSFSRLAVTAFGTSVDAMAIGISLAFVDVNILLAAGLIGLATTIMVTLGVMLGKVLGALFGHRIEIFGGLMLIAIGAWILVSHL
- a CDS encoding cytochrome c, coding for MKKISTASRWRLWGVVVGALVFVVIISSRFLPNGKSEQQNQQAQLSQGKQAYNDNCASCHGADLKGTRQGPSFIHPVYEPSHHGDEAFYRAAANGVRAHHWRFGDMPPVSGVTQAEVGEIIGYIREQQRANGIK
- a CDS encoding heavy metal translocating P-type ATPase, with protein sequence MGDHPRTDQHDHPTPEHHVEDAIKDPVCGMPVDPHTAEPRSQHAGKSYYFCSIRCQSKFDEDPSKYLGEEKEPAEPVASGTMYTCPMHPEIRQQGPGDCPICGMALEPEQVSIDDGPSEELTDMNRRFWIGLLLALPVFGLEMGGHLTNLEHIVSSQTSNWIQMILATPVVVWCGWPFFVRGWKSVLNRNLNMFTLISIGTGVALIYSLVATLAPQIFPSAFRQADGSVAVYFEAAAVIVVLVLLGQVLELRAREKTSGAIKALLDLAPATARKLDNEGGESDVSLEQVKVGDRLRVRPGDKVPLDGEILEGSSHVDESLVTGEPLAVSKKTGDQVIGGSMNQQGSFIMRADKVGHDTMLAQIVQMVASAQRSRAPIQGLADKVAGWFVPVVIAIIAFIAWSALGPTPPMAYGLIAAVSVLIIACPCALGLATPMSIMVGVGRGAQNGVLIRDAEALERMEKVDTVVVDKTGTLTEGKPQVTQLVPANGFSEEDLMRYAGGLEKGSEHPLAHAILDKAKTMALTLPDAEDFDSPNGKGVTGKVDGKKVLLGNRLLMESESVDTSAFEEEADRLRTDGATVIFAAVEKQICGLIAIADPIKETTKAAIAALQKDGIRVVMLTGDNRTSAEAVARQLHIDEVEAEVLPEDKGKVIQRLKDEGRIVVMAGDGVNDAPALATADVGVAMGTGTDVAIESAGITLLRGDLMGIVEARRLSQATMRNIRQNLFFAFIYNTAGVPIAAGVLYPFFGILLSPIVAAAAMSLSSVSVIANALRLRLVKLSDD
- a CDS encoding heavy metal sensor histidine kinase; translated protein: MSNYLSLTTRLSLMFSITMLAIWGLVSVVLMQSLEHHFARQDESDIQSKIILTKKFIASQQQSHGQNWSTLKADLNNMLSGHSGYFLLIRDLNGKELASVHPTGRQQPGLSHAMPDYDSLPLQENWIEGGIRYRSITDRVAVGSAISGLNTPNAILVRVALDTSYHQHFIDEIKIGLAWLTSGIALISILLGWLASRTGLKPLRSLASLSARVTANKLGHRLSLAKAPSELHGPIQAFNDMLDRLEGSFQRLTAFSSDIAHELRTPVNSLMMQTQVALAQPRNAEEYKEVLYANLETAERLARMIGEMLFLAKSEQGQLTMQHEPLALNDELDELIEFFEPLASEQQVRLHRQGQANLLGDKAMLQRAFSNLLTNAIRYTPAQGEVRITISSDKQGTTVTVINPGPAIPIEEWPHLFDRFYRVDHARQPITEGTGLGLAITQAIITAHHGTIAVQSDAQETCFSVWFPYV
- a CDS encoding copper resistance system multicopper oxidase, with the translated sequence MKVIENSPNLPRRRFVQGLAAGGVVLGMAPMLRPAQAASVGTVTGDVPVLSGKEFDLIIDETPVNFTGKTRMATTINGSIPGPTLRMREGDEVTIRVTNRLKEPTSIHWHGIILPYQMDGVPGISFAGIAPGETFTYKYKLEQSGTYWYHSHSGMQELTGMYGGLIIDPAAGDSIKADREHLVLLSDWTDENPMRVLGKLKNQGDLYNFNQPTVFDFFRDVSSDGLTSALNKRQMWNEMRMSPTDLADLSSETLTYLMNGTAPAGNWTALFKQGERVRLRFINGAGNSFYDVRIPGLKMTVVQADGLNVEPVTVDEFRFGPGETYDVLVEPQAEAYTLFAQAMDRTGYARGTLGTRAGLSAAVPELDPAEWLTMADMMGDMGGMDHGAMAGMDHGSMAGMDHGAMTGMDHGSMAGMDHGAMAGGLSKASSEVNHARSEYGPSVDMRVDTPRTNLDDPGIGLRNNGRRVLTLADLRTPGGPMDPRPAEREIELHLTGNMERYTWSFDGVEFGSSTPVHFNYGERVRIILHNDTMMTHPMHLHGMWSELENPDGSFQVRRHTIQVQPAQRISFLVTADALGRWAWHCHLMFHMDAGMFREVVVS
- a CDS encoding copper resistance protein B, which codes for MKSGLNSILLALTVLPAGAALAQDAHAGHVSAPANSQMKDMDHSQMKDMDHSQMKDMDHSQMKDMDHSQMKDMDHSQMQGMDHGSMQMQGGSPPADARDPDAYSGGFTLEDGPYALPGPRQLRLADEHTFYGVLVDKLERVDNGAGHALAFDTRAWIGRDYNRAVLKAEGDIEQGKLAEASTELLWSHALSTFWNSELGVRYDTGHGPDQGWLALGVAGLAPYWFELDATTYLGDDGQTALAVEAEYELLLTQRLVLQPSVELTAYGKDDAERGQGQGLSELVAGARLRYEIDRQFAPYLGWEWATALGNSADLRRIEDEATQETRWLAGVKFWF
- a CDS encoding heavy metal response regulator transcription factor: MKILIIEDEQKTGDYLQKGLNEAGFVVDLARNGLDGLHLAVTEPYDLIILDVMLPDLNGWRIVEALREQGRQMPLLFLTAKDSVEDRVRGLELGADDYLVKPFAFAELLARVRTLLRRGSPQAPSNLLEVADLTLNLPRRHAVRAGEHIHLTNKEFALLELLVRRQGEVLPRSLIASLVWDMNFDSDTNVIDVAIRRLRAKIDDGFSLKLIQTIRGMGYTIDITR